One genomic segment of Fusobacterium mortiferum ATCC 9817 includes these proteins:
- a CDS encoding flavodoxin family protein: MKILGISAGTKNGNNDAMCKEALMEAKKLGAEVEFIRLLDLDLEHCTGCIACVKALMSGRGNICSLKDDFEWLKGKMLDADGIIFTVPIFEKGAAGIFRTVVDRFGPRMDRGNNVVAKKIAEENGGVAPDERNFKDKVISYIGIGGSDWTTRIQCDCEMLSLTPMWKTIDNEVFPWSKGIIMEDDKIKRVQEIGRNLTLAARDIENATFKGDSGVCPHCHSRNFYVQNDGSATCCLCGIVGKFEINETGLKFIFPEEQLEHAHNTLSGKFIHMNDIKTNESKLMEAKKTEEYKTRLQKYKDFIVASTPEK; the protein is encoded by the coding sequence ATGAAAATATTAGGAATTTCAGCAGGAACAAAAAATGGAAATAATGATGCTATGTGTAAAGAAGCTCTAATGGAAGCTAAAAAATTAGGAGCAGAAGTTGAATTTATCAGACTTTTAGACTTAGATTTAGAACATTGTACTGGTTGTATAGCTTGTGTTAAAGCCTTAATGAGCGGTAGAGGAAATATCTGCTCGTTAAAAGATGATTTTGAATGGCTAAAAGGAAAGATGTTAGATGCAGATGGAATTATATTTACAGTACCTATTTTTGAAAAAGGAGCAGCTGGAATATTTAGAACTGTAGTAGACCGTTTTGGTCCTAGAATGGATAGAGGAAATAATGTAGTAGCTAAAAAAATTGCCGAAGAAAATGGTGGAGTTGCACCAGATGAAAGAAACTTCAAAGATAAAGTTATCTCTTATATTGGAATAGGTGGTTCTGACTGGACAACTAGAATTCAGTGTGATTGTGAAATGTTATCTCTTACTCCAATGTGGAAAACCATAGATAATGAAGTTTTCCCTTGGTCTAAAGGAATTATTATGGAAGATGACAAGATAAAAAGAGTTCAAGAAATTGGAAGAAATCTTACTTTAGCAGCAAGAGATATTGAAAATGCTACTTTCAAAGGAGATAGTGGAGTATGCCCTCACTGTCATAGTAGAAATTTCTATGTACAAAATGATGGAAGTGCTACTTGTTGCCTATGTGGAATTGTTGGTAAGTTTGAAATAAATGAAACTGGACTTAAATTTATATTTCCTGAAGAACAATTAGAACATGCTCATAATACTCTTTCTGGAAAATTTATTCATATGAATGATATCAAAACTAATGAAAGTAAACTTATGGAAGCTAAAAAAACTGAAGAGTATAAAACTCGTTTACAAAAATATAAAGATTTTATTGTTGCTTCTACTCCTGAAAAATAA
- a CDS encoding methionine ABC transporter ATP-binding protein codes for MIEIQKINKIYSNGYHAVKDISLEIKTGDIFGVIGLSGAGKSSLIRLLNRLEEPTSGKIIIDGVDITSLSKKDLLERRKKIGMIFQHFNLLSSRTVGENIAFSLEIAGWNKADIDKRVKELLEVVELSDKENYYPSQLSGGQKQRVAIARALANNPDILLSDEATSALDPKTTKSILELIKNIQKQFGLTVVMITHQMEVIRDICNRVAVMADGKIVESGSVHHIFSNPQSEVTKELISYLPGVEEKGIEIMKTKGKSIVRLDFLGTIAEDPIISQAVRTFNIDFSIIGGSIDNLSTMKVGHLFIELSGDMEQQKEAISWFKNEAGVLTEVIYNGI; via the coding sequence ATGATAGAGATACAAAAGATAAATAAGATATATTCTAATGGTTATCATGCTGTAAAAGATATATCTTTAGAGATAAAAACAGGAGATATCTTTGGAGTAATAGGACTAAGTGGTGCTGGAAAATCTTCATTAATAAGACTTCTAAATAGATTAGAAGAACCAACAAGTGGAAAAATTATAATAGATGGAGTGGATATTACCTCTCTTTCTAAAAAAGATTTATTAGAAAGAAGAAAAAAAATAGGAATGATTTTCCAACACTTTAACTTACTCTCTTCAAGAACAGTGGGAGAAAATATCGCTTTTTCTTTAGAGATAGCTGGTTGGAATAAAGCTGATATAGATAAAAGAGTTAAAGAATTATTAGAAGTAGTAGAATTATCAGATAAAGAAAACTACTATCCATCACAACTATCTGGAGGACAAAAACAAAGAGTAGCTATTGCTAGAGCATTAGCAAATAATCCAGATATATTACTTTCAGATGAAGCTACTTCAGCTCTTGATCCTAAAACTACAAAATCGATACTAGAATTAATAAAAAATATACAAAAACAATTTGGACTTACAGTAGTAATGATAACTCACCAAATGGAAGTAATTAGAGATATTTGCAATAGAGTAGCAGTTATGGCTGATGGAAAAATTGTAGAATCTGGAAGTGTACACCATATATTTTCTAATCCACAATCTGAAGTAACTAAAGAGTTAATCTCTTATCTACCAGGAGTGGAAGAAAAAGGAATAGAGATAATGAAAACAAAAGGTAAATCAATAGTTAGACTTGATTTCTTAGGTACAATAGCTGAAGACCCTATTATCTCTCAAGCTGTAAGAACTTTCAATATAGATTTTAGTATAATTGGTGGTTCTATTGATAATCTTTCTACTATGAAAGTAGGACATCTATTTATAGAGCTATCTGGAGATATGGAGCAACAAAAAGAAGCTATATCTTGGTTTAAAAATGAAGC